From a single Aestuariibius sp. HNIBRBA575 genomic region:
- a CDS encoding serine protease — protein MKRLLVLFFGLWISAAHAQDAALDALQTADDARGWEAVGRLELDGKGFCTAALISDRQIVTAAHCLFDRQTGAPIDLSRIEFLAGLRNGRALAYREIRRVVVHPDYVYLDDAPVASVAYDMALLELSQPIRNTSIEPFRTATQMPIGAQVGVVSYALDRAEAPSLQEVCAVLGRQSGVVVMSCDIDFGSSGAPVFLISNGIAQIVSIITSKANIGGRKVSLGAEISAPLDQLRSEMDAGRGVFRDTPPHGIRVLEPGQTNDTGALFMTPPPRQ, from the coding sequence ATGAAACGTCTTTTAGTGCTATTTTTCGGATTGTGGATCAGTGCGGCCCATGCGCAGGACGCAGCATTGGACGCGTTGCAAACCGCCGATGATGCACGCGGCTGGGAAGCTGTGGGTCGGCTAGAGCTTGATGGCAAAGGGTTTTGCACCGCTGCGCTGATTTCGGATCGCCAAATCGTGACGGCGGCCCATTGTCTGTTTGATCGCCAGACCGGGGCGCCCATTGATCTGTCGCGGATCGAATTTTTGGCCGGTTTGCGCAATGGTCGCGCGCTGGCCTATCGTGAAATTCGCCGCGTCGTGGTGCATCCTGATTATGTGTATCTGGACGACGCACCGGTGGCGTCGGTCGCCTATGACATGGCGCTGCTCGAACTCAGCCAACCCATTCGCAACACATCCATCGAACCTTTTCGCACGGCGACCCAAATGCCGATTGGGGCGCAGGTTGGCGTTGTGTCCTACGCGCTTGACCGCGCCGAGGCCCCTTCTTTGCAAGAGGTTTGTGCCGTTTTGGGGCGCCAATCCGGTGTGGTTGTCATGAGTTGCGACATTGATTTTGGCAGCTCTGGCGCACCGGTTTTTCTGATTTCAAACGGGATTGCCCAGATCGTCAGCATCATCACCTCAAAGGCAAATATCGGCGGGCGCAAGGTGTCGCTAGGGGCGGAAATCAGCGCGCCGTTGGATCAGCTGCGTTCTGAAATGGATGCAGGCCGTGGTGTGTTTCGCGACACGCCCCCCCACGGTATTCGCGTGCTTGAACCGGGCCAAACCAATGACACCGGCGCGCTGTTCATGACGCCGCCCCCGCGCCAATAG
- a CDS encoding Hsp20 family protein, with product MRNFDLAPLYRASVGFDQIADMMDRVLTTETQTKTYPPYNIEKIDEDGWRISIAVAGFSDEDLGVEVKENSLLVTGRKADETTERSYLHRGIANRAFERRFHLADHVRVAGASHENGMLHIDLIREVPEALKPRQIAITRTEATPKDVVDAKAVN from the coding sequence ATGCGAAATTTTGACCTAGCACCCCTGTATCGTGCGTCTGTCGGCTTTGATCAGATTGCTGACATGATGGATCGGGTTCTGACCACAGAAACCCAGACCAAAACCTATCCGCCCTATAACATTGAAAAAATCGACGAAGATGGCTGGCGTATTTCCATTGCTGTCGCCGGTTTTTCTGACGAAGATTTGGGCGTCGAAGTCAAAGAGAATTCACTGTTGGTGACAGGTCGCAAGGCCGACGAAACAACTGAACGCAGCTATTTGCACCGTGGCATTGCCAATCGCGCCTTTGAGCGCCGGTTCCATCTGGCCGACCACGTGCGTGTCGCCGGGGCCAGCCATGAAAACGGCATGCTGCATATCGATCTGATCCGCGAAGTGCCCGAAGCGCTGAAACCGCGCCAGATCGCCATCACCCGGACCGAAGCAACCCCCAAAGACGTGGTGGATGCCAAAGCCGTTAACTAA
- the glcF gene encoding glycolate oxidase subunit GlcF — protein sequence MQTNFTPEQLNDPGIQRANDILRSCVHCGFCTATCPTYQILGDELDSPRGRIYQIKDMLENDRDPDPQTVLHVDRCLSCLACMTTCPSGVHYMHLVDHARAYIEKRYKRPFSDRALRWMLARILPYPGRFRLALLGAKIGRPFARFMPDPRLRAMLEMAPKVIPPVSRNDDPQSFAAEIPRKKRVALMTGCAQKALNTDINDATIRLLTRLGCDVVVAKGAGCCGALTHHMGKEDESHATAAKNISAWRDEINGAGLDAIVINTSGCGTTVKDYGHMFRNDPLASDAAKVSEITMDISELLMQLDLPEGAEKDMVVAYHAACSLQHGQQIKTYPKDLLRRAGYTVVEPADSHLCCGSAGTYNLMQPEISKQLKANKIRNIEAKKPDVIAAGNIGCMMQIGSGTDTPILHTVELLDWATGGPMPAGLTAPGKRTPEVPILR from the coding sequence ATGCAAACCAACTTTACTCCAGAGCAACTGAACGATCCCGGTATTCAACGGGCCAATGACATCCTGCGGTCCTGCGTCCATTGCGGATTTTGCACTGCAACCTGCCCGACATATCAAATCCTTGGCGATGAATTAGACAGCCCCCGCGGCCGGATTTATCAGATCAAGGATATGCTGGAAAATGACCGCGACCCGGACCCTCAAACCGTGTTGCATGTGGATCGGTGCCTGTCCTGTCTGGCCTGCATGACCACCTGCCCGTCGGGCGTGCATTACATGCATCTGGTCGATCATGCCCGCGCCTATATCGAAAAACGCTATAAACGCCCGTTTTCTGACCGGGCCTTGCGGTGGATGTTGGCACGGATCCTCCCCTATCCCGGACGGTTCCGACTGGCCTTGCTGGGGGCGAAAATCGGGCGACCTTTTGCACGGTTCATGCCTGATCCCCGTCTGCGGGCGATGCTGGAAATGGCCCCCAAGGTGATCCCCCCGGTTAGCCGCAATGACGATCCCCAAAGCTTTGCCGCTGAAATCCCACGCAAAAAACGTGTTGCCTTGATGACGGGCTGTGCGCAAAAGGCGCTGAACACTGACATCAACGACGCGACAATCCGCCTGCTGACCCGGCTTGGATGCGACGTGGTCGTGGCCAAAGGCGCGGGCTGTTGTGGTGCGCTGACCCATCACATGGGCAAAGAGGATGAAAGCCACGCCACAGCGGCCAAAAACATCAGCGCCTGGCGCGATGAAATCAACGGCGCAGGGTTGGATGCGATTGTGATCAACACGTCCGGCTGCGGTACCACGGTTAAGGATTACGGGCATATGTTCCGCAATGATCCCTTGGCCAGCGACGCCGCCAAAGTCAGTGAAATCACCATGGATATCAGCGAGTTATTGATGCAATTGGACCTGCCCGAAGGCGCAGAAAAAGACATGGTTGTCGCCTATCATGCCGCCTGTTCCCTGCAACATGGCCAACAGATCAAAACCTATCCCAAAGATTTGCTGCGCCGCGCGGGATATACCGTCGTCGAACCTGCCGATTCCCACCTATGTTGTGGGTCCGCGGGGACCTATAATTTGATGCAGCCAGAGATTTCAAAACAGCTCAAAGCCAACAAAATCCGCAATATCGAGGCTAAAAAACCCGATGTGATCGCCGCGGGGAATATTGGCTGCATGATGCAAATCGGATCTGGAACGGACACGCCGATCCTGCACACAGTGGAATTGCTGGATTGGGCAACCGGTGGACCGATGCCCGCAGGACTCACTGCGCCGGGGAAACGCACTCCAGAGGTGCCCATCCTGCGCTAA
- the polA gene encoding DNA polymerase I, protein MSEQFGKGCHLHLIDGSAFIFRAYHALPPLTRKSDGLPVGAVSGFCNMLQRYVDGNTGADAPTHVAVIFDHSGKSFRNDMYDLYKANRPPAPEDLRPQFPLTRDATRAFNIACHEVEGYEADDIIATLAVQAREAGGRCTILSSDKDLMQLVGGGVDMFDAMKNKLIDVDGVHEKFGVGPDRVVDVQALAGDSVDNVPGAPGIGIKTAALLINEYGSLEELLDRAGEIKQPKRRQTLIDHREQIELSKRLVQLDEQMKLDFTIEDLEVRDPEPEVLLGFLAEMEFRTMTKRMAEKLGVDAPVVADAPAVETVATPDAIPFDTDAYECVRDADALQKWVDLAYERGWVAFDTETTGLDDMVVDLVGISLCVEAGHACYIPLTHRAEAADDLFGSDALADGQMPLEQAIAILKPMLEDDSILKIGQNMKYDAKILIRYGVNVTCIDDTMLMSYALNAGVHNHGMDALSERYLDHQPIPIKTLLGTGKSAKTFDRVPVDDAVKYAAEDADITLRLWQMFKPQLHQKQVTTVYETLERPLAPVLSQMERHGIKVDRDVLSRMSNAFSQKMAELEADIHAGAGRPFNVGSPKQLGEILFDDLALPGGKKGKTGAYATGADILEDLATEHELPRKVLDWRQLSKLKSTYTDALQDHINADTGRVHTSYVQTGANTGRLASTDPNLQNIPVRTEEGRRIREAFIAEPGNVLVSLDYSQIELRILAHVAGIDALKQAFREGQDIHAKTASEMFNVPLEDMTADVRRQAKAINFGVIYGISGFGLARNLRIPRAEAQGFIDRYFERFPGIRTYMDDTVAFAKENLRVETLFGRKINTPEINAKGPHAGFAKRAAINAPIQGTAADVIRRAMVRMPDAIADLPAKMLLQVHDELLFEVDKDAADDLIKVAKDIMENAASPAVHLDVPLVVDAGIGANWAEAH, encoded by the coding sequence ATGAGCGAGCAATTTGGCAAAGGGTGTCATCTGCATCTGATTGATGGATCGGCGTTTATTTTTCGGGCTTACCACGCGCTGCCGCCCCTGACGCGCAAATCGGATGGGCTGCCGGTGGGTGCGGTCAGCGGGTTTTGCAACATGTTGCAGCGCTATGTGGATGGCAATACTGGCGCGGATGCGCCGACGCATGTGGCTGTAATCTTTGATCATTCTGGAAAATCCTTCCGGAATGACATGTATGATCTGTACAAAGCCAACCGTCCCCCCGCCCCAGAGGATCTGCGCCCGCAATTCCCCCTGACCCGTGATGCGACCCGTGCGTTCAACATCGCCTGCCACGAAGTTGAGGGCTATGAAGCGGATGACATCATCGCCACTTTGGCTGTGCAAGCCCGCGAAGCTGGTGGTCGCTGCACGATCCTGAGTTCGGACAAAGACCTGATGCAATTGGTCGGTGGCGGCGTTGATATGTTCGACGCGATGAAGAACAAATTGATCGACGTGGACGGTGTGCATGAAAAATTCGGCGTGGGCCCGGATCGTGTGGTCGATGTGCAGGCGCTGGCAGGTGATAGCGTGGATAACGTGCCCGGCGCGCCCGGAATCGGTATCAAAACCGCAGCGTTGCTGATCAACGAATACGGCTCGCTTGAGGAATTGCTGGACCGCGCGGGTGAAATCAAACAGCCCAAGCGGCGGCAAACCCTGATTGATCACCGTGAACAGATCGAATTGTCCAAACGTCTGGTGCAGCTTGATGAACAGATGAAGCTGGATTTCACCATCGAAGATCTAGAAGTGCGCGACCCGGAGCCTGAGGTTCTGTTGGGGTTCTTGGCGGAGATGGAATTCCGCACGATGACCAAACGCATGGCTGAAAAACTGGGTGTTGATGCCCCCGTTGTGGCTGATGCCCCTGCGGTTGAAACGGTCGCCACACCAGATGCCATCCCGTTTGATACGGATGCCTATGAATGTGTACGCGACGCGGATGCGCTGCAAAAATGGGTGGATCTGGCCTATGAACGGGGCTGGGTTGCCTTTGATACGGAAACCACCGGGTTGGACGACATGGTCGTTGATCTGGTGGGGATTTCTCTATGTGTTGAGGCGGGCCATGCCTGTTATATCCCGCTGACCCACCGCGCCGAAGCTGCGGACGATCTGTTTGGCAGTGACGCGCTGGCCGACGGACAGATGCCGCTGGAACAGGCCATCGCGATCCTCAAACCCATGCTCGAGGATGATAGCATCCTGAAAATCGGGCAAAATATGAAATATGACGCCAAAATCCTGATCCGGTACGGCGTGAATGTGACCTGTATCGATGACACGATGCTGATGTCCTATGCGTTGAATGCGGGCGTGCATAACCATGGGATGGACGCGCTGTCGGAACGGTATCTGGATCACCAGCCGATCCCGATCAAAACCCTGCTGGGCACGGGAAAATCCGCCAAAACCTTTGATCGGGTGCCGGTGGACGACGCGGTGAAATACGCCGCCGAAGATGCGGACATTACCCTGCGTCTGTGGCAAATGTTCAAACCGCAACTGCACCAAAAACAGGTCACCACGGTTTATGAAACGCTGGAACGGCCTTTGGCGCCGGTTCTGTCGCAAATGGAACGGCATGGGATCAAAGTGGACCGCGATGTGCTGTCACGCATGTCCAACGCGTTTTCCCAGAAAATGGCCGAGCTAGAAGCAGACATTCACGCCGGTGCGGGGCGTCCGTTTAACGTGGGATCGCCCAAACAGCTGGGTGAAATTCTGTTTGACGATCTGGCGTTGCCCGGCGGAAAAAAAGGCAAAACAGGGGCCTATGCAACCGGCGCTGACATCCTAGAGGATTTGGCGACAGAACATGAATTGCCCCGCAAAGTTCTGGATTGGCGGCAACTGAGCAAGCTGAAATCGACCTATACGGATGCGCTTCAGGATCATATCAATGCTGATACGGGCCGGGTGCACACGTCGTATGTGCAAACCGGGGCCAATACCGGGCGTTTGGCGTCTACGGACCCGAACCTGCAAAACATTCCCGTACGCACAGAAGAAGGCCGCCGCATTCGCGAAGCATTTATCGCAGAGCCGGGCAACGTGCTGGTATCGTTAGATTATTCACAGATCGAATTGCGCATTCTGGCCCATGTGGCTGGTATTGACGCGCTGAAACAGGCGTTTCGCGAAGGTCAGGATATTCACGCCAAAACCGCGTCGGAAATGTTCAATGTCCCTCTCGAAGATATGACCGCTGATGTGCGTCGTCAGGCCAAAGCGATCAACTTTGGTGTGATTTACGGGATTTCGGGGTTTGGTCTGGCGCGCAATCTGCGTATCCCGCGCGCCGAGGCACAGGGGTTCATCGACCGCTATTTCGAACGGTTCCCCGGCATCCGCACCTACATGGATGACACGGTGGCCTTTGCCAAAGAAAACCTGCGCGTCGAAACGCTGTTTGGGCGCAAAATCAACACGCCGGAAATCAACGCCAAGGGCCCACATGCCGGGTTTGCCAAACGGGCCGCGATCAACGCGCCCATTCAAGGCACGGCCGCCGATGTGATCCGCCGCGCCATGGTTCGGATGCCCGATGCGATTGCCGATTTGCCCGCCAAGATGCTGTTGCAGGTGCATGATGAATTGCTGTTTGAAGTCGACAAAGACGCGGCTGATGATCTGATCAAAGTGGCCAAGGACATCATGGAAAATGCCGCCAGCCCGGCCGTGCATCTGGATGTGCCTCTGGTGGTGGATGCAGGGATCGGTGCCAACTGGGCCGAAGCGCACTAG